GCGTCTCCTGAAAGTTCGCGGGCGGTGACCACGGTGAATCCGAGTTCACACCGTCGCCCGAACTCGCGAGCGCCTCGAGACCGCTCGTATCCGAGACGTCGCCCCCGTAGACGTCCTCGAGCAGCGCGACGAGGTCGATCGGCCGCCGCCAGGACGACTGCTCGTCGCTTCGGGAAGCGGTCACGAGCGGGTCGACGAGGCTCGCGAGGGCGTCGCCCCGGAGGGTCTGCTCGTCGCCCCTGTGTCCGTCCGCGTGCTCGAGCGTTTCGAACGCCGTGTTCGCGAAATCGAGGACGTGCCCGCTCGAGAGGTAGGGGTGGTCGGTCGCGGCGGCGACGACCAGTTCGGCGAGGTCGGCGTCCGACCGATCGGCGGCGACGGCGGTGCGGAGACAGCGCTCGGCACCGTCGGCGTCGCGCACCTCGACGCAGTCGCGGAACCACGACTTCAGGCGGTCGAACGCGACGTCGCGGGTCGAAAACGACGGCTGGTCGAAGTTCGGCGGTTCGCCGGCGCAGTCGTCCGCGACGTGGCGGACGCCGGTGTAGAGCGCCCGCTTTCGATCTTCGGGCTCGAGGTCATCGATTACGTTCGCCGTGCAACCGAGAATGGTCAACCCGGAACCCCAGCCCGAGTCGCGGTACTGCGTGCCGAACTCGAGGGTTCGGGCCACCGGCTCGCGGTAGTCGACGGCCGCGTCGAGCAGCCCGATCGTCGATTTCGCGACGACGAGTCGCAGGTTTTCCTCGAGGCCGGTCTCTAAGCGCCGGGTCCAGTGCTCGTCGGGCGGCAGGTCCCGAGGCGGGGTCGGGTTCACGTAGACGGTGCCGTCCCGGACCTCGACGGGGTAGGTGGGGACGTCGTCGGCCCACGGATCGAACGTGTCGCCACAGGAGAGTTCGAACCGCGCGTGGTGCCAGTGGCAGGTGAGGATACCGTCGTCGACGGTGCCCTCGACCAGCGGAAACCCCATGTGCGGACAGCGGTTGTTCACCGCGCGCACCTCGCCCTCGTGGTAGAAGACGGCGATCGGCGTCCCCTCGAGACTCACCAGTTCGCGCCCCGATTCCGCGAGGTCCTCGAGCGCGACGACCTCGCGAAAGTCGTCCGTGTCGGCATCGTCTGCTGTTGCCATACGCCAACGGACAACACGCGGTCGTGTAAGCGTTCCCTGAACGCAGCTACTGTAACGAATCGGTCATATCACAGCCTTTTGGGAGTCGCGACGAAACGTCGGGTATGGATTCGGACTCGGACGCGGACGGTGATTCGGCGACAAAGGCGAACACGGACGCAGGTGCCCTCGTCCGCCGCTACTACGACGGGCTCGACGACCACGACTACGACGCTCTCGCCGAGATTCTCGCACCCGATTTCGTCCAGCGACGACCCGACCGAACGTTCGACGACCGCGCGTCGTTCGTCCAGTTCATGCGCGAGAAGCGACCGAATCCGAACACGACGCACGAGGTGATCGATATCGTCGCGGACGACCGGACCGTCGCCGCTCGCGGACGGGTACTCGAGGCCGCGACGGACGCCAGCGACAACGACGACGACGACCGCGTCCTGTTCGAGTTCGCCGACTTCTTCGCGGTCTCGGACGGCCGGATCGAGCGCCTCGAGACGTACGCGCGCTAATCTTCGTCTCGTCGGAAACTCACTCGTTGATCGGCGAGCAGTCACCGTCAGACACCGACCCCGGCCAAACGGACCGCGCTGTGCGACGAAGCAGCGGCGTACGTGACAATCGGCAGAACGATTTAAGTTTCGACGATGTCTAGGCGAGCCTAAATGGGGGAGTATATCGAGCAGTTCGTCGGCGCGCTGTTTCGGGTGCTCGAGGACGAGGGGCATACGGAGGCCAAACAACTGTTGCTGGACGTCTACCGGTCCAACGCGGCGACGGATCGCGACGAACTCGCGCAGGATCTCCTCTCGGAACTCATCGCGGTCGTCGACCGCCGGCTCGAGACCCGCGAGGAGATCGAGGTGCTCGCGACCGCAGTCGAATCTCTCTTCGATCGGTTCGCAACGGTCGTCGACGCTGCGCCGGCGGCCATCTTCGCCGTCGAACCGGACGGCTCAATCCGGCTGTGGAACGACGGCGCGACCCGAACGTTCGGCTGGGACGAGTCGGAGATCATCGATCGCTCGTATCCCCGAACTCTGGCGGAGTCACCCGACGAGACCGCCGCATTTCTCGAGCGACTCCGCGAAGGCGAGCACCTCGCCGGGATCGAAACCCGCCACCGGCACAGGGACGGCTCGGTTCGTGACGTTCGGCTCTGGGCGGCGCCGCTCGGCAACCGGGGCAATGAGTTCGAGTTCGAGGGCGCCACGTTCGTCGTCAGTGACATCACCGAGCAGAAACAGCGCGAGCAGCGGCTGGCCGTTCTCAACCGAGTATTGCGCCACAACATCCGCAACGACGTGACGCTGATCCAGGGGCACCTCGAGATGCTGGCGGCCGACCTCGAGGCGGAAACCGAACACGTCGATGTGATCGACGCGCGGCTCGACAACATCGTCGAACTGAGCGAGGCGGCCCGTCGAATCGAGCAGTTACAGGGCGACGGCACCGACCTCGCGACGATCGAACTGACGGACCTGTTACGCGAGCGCCTCGACCGCCTGCAGACGGAACACCCGGAGGCCGACATCAGCGTGCAGCTTCCCGGCTCGGTGGCCGTCGGCGCGCACGAACTGCTGCCCTACGCGTTCGATAACGTTCTCGAGAACGCGATCGAGCACAACACCGCGGCGACTCCGCGGATCGACGTCACGGTGACGACGGCGTCCGGGCCACACCGGCGCACGGTCACCGTTCGAATCGCCGACAACGGGCCGGGCCTCCCCGAGGCGGAACGGGAGGTTCTTACGGCAGACGCGGAGACCCCGCTGACCCACAGCAGCGGGATGGGGCTGTGGCTCGTCCGCTGGATCGTTCGCAGTTCCAACGGGACCGTCGCGGTCGATCCCGGCCGCTTCGACGGAACCTGCGTCAGCATTCGGCTGCAGGACGCTCGATCCGAGGACCGACGCGAAGCGGCGCCGTCGGCGAGACGGTAGGTCCTACCCCCGACCTTGCCTCGGTAGCGAATCGATGACACCGGACTCGAGCGCCTCTCGAAGCGAACGGACGATAGCGTACCGGGCTCGTTCAGCCGCAGGGAACTGTCAGCGGAAGCCGGCCGATTCCTTTTCCGCGAGAGTCGTGTACCGCGGGCGATGACACCGGAGCTCTCGATCGAGGCCGATTGGAACAGCCTGTATATCGACGGCGAGTGGACCGCGTCCGAACGCGACGAGGAGATCGCCGTCGAGGATCCGTCGACGCGCGAGGAGATCGCGCGCGTCCCCGCGGCGACCGAGGGGGACGTCGAGGCCGCCTACGAGGCCGCCGCCGACGCCCAGCGGGAGTGGCAGGAGGCCCCGCCGGTCGAACGCGAGCAGGTCGCCCAGCAGTTCGCGCAGTTGCTCGGCGAGTACGAGGACGAGATTACGGACCTGCTGGCCCACGAGGCGGGCGGCGGGCCGATCATGGGCGAGACATCGGTCAGTATCGCTTCCGACCAAGCAGCGGAGGCGGCGACGTTCCCGCGCCGGATGAAGGGCGAGCAGATCACCTCGAACGTGCCGGGCAAGGAGAACTTCGTCCGGCGCGAACCGCAGGGGATCATCACCGTCATCTCGCCGTGGAACTTCCCGCTGAACCTCTCGGGGCGAGCCATCGCGCCGGCGATCGCCACCGGCAACGCCGTCGTTCTCAAACCCGCGACGAACACGCCGATCACCGGCGGGCTGCTCATGGCGAAGCTGTACGAGGAGGCCGGACTCCCCGACGGCGTGCTCAACGTCGTCACCGGCCACGGCTCGGACATCGGCGACGCCGTCGTCGGCCACCCCGAGAGCGACCTCGTCGCCTTCACCGGGTCGACGCCGGTCGGCCGCGGTGTCGCGGCCACGGCGGGCGAGAACCTCTCGGAACTGGCGTTGGAACTCGGCGGCAACAACGCCCACATCGTCACCGCCGACGCCGACCTCGAGGCGGCGGTCGACTCGGCCGTCTTCGGCTCGTTCGTCCACCAGGGCCAGGTCTGCATCTCGATCAACCGCCACCTCGTCCACGAGGACGTCTACGACGAGTACGTCGAGCGCCTGACCGAGCGCGCAGAGTCCCTTCCAACCGGGAGCGCCCACGACGAGGACACCGTCGTCGCCCCGATCATCGACGAGTCCCAGCGCGACGAGATGCTCGAGTACGTCGAGGAGACGATCGACCAGGGAGCGACGCTCGAGACTGGCGGCGAGACGGTGCCGATGGACGGTGTGGACGACTCGCTGCTGGTGGCGCCGACGGTCATCTCGGACGCGACCAACGATATGGCTGCGGCCTGTAACGAGCACTTCGGACCGATCGCACCCGTGATTCCGTTCTCCGATATCGACGAGGCGATCGAGATGCACGACGCGACGGAGTACGGCCTCTCGGGCTCGGTTCACGCGGGCGATATCGGCACGGGTATGCAGCTCGCCGAGCGGATGGACACCGGCAACGTCCACGTCAACGACCAGCCGATCAACGACGAGGCTCACGTCACGTTCAGCGGGACGAAAGCCTCCGGCGTCGGGACCTACAACAGCACCGAAATCATGGACGAGGTCACCGAGAAGAAGTGGATCTCGGTCCAACACGAAAAGCGAGAGTACCCGTTCTGAGCGGCGGCCGCCGCGCGTCGCGCCGTCGGTTCGTCCCCGCCCATCGTATCCGGGTTCGGAACACTCACTCGTCCATGAAAAGACGTTATACGGGGCACCGTCGTCGGTTTGACTGCAGGAGTAGTTACGCTCCTGTCACGATGCGGATTACGCCACCATCAACCAGGGAACGCGGACCGGCCGGGTGATTTCCCGGCCTTTCGCGTGAAGCAGGTCTCGCTGCTCATTCTCGACGGTCCGCAGTCGACGAGTGCAGACGCCGCCGATCACGCCGAGCAGTTGTTCGGCCCCAACTCGAGTTCGGTGCGGTCCTCGGGCGGCGCCGCCGTGCGCCCGCGATTGATGTCGATGATCTCCTCGTAGTTCGAGGGCTTCTCGCCGGCGTCGGCCATCCGCTCGACGAATTCGTCTTCCGCGAGGCCGAGCAGGTCGATCTCGGCCCGCGCGTCGCGGATCGTCGTCGCGATCGGTTCGCCGGGCGACCCGTGCTCGAACTCGCCGTCGTCCGTGACCGCGACGTGACCCGGCAGCACGGCGAGGCCTTCGGGTTCGGCGAGGATCGTTCGGTGGAGCGTCTCGTAGAGCATTCGGGCGCCCTCTTCCCCCTCATCGTCGCTAAACTCGAGTTCCGTCCGCCCGGTCGAGGCGACGTGCAGCGTATCGGCGGTCAACAGCGCCGCGTCGTCGACCAGCAGATTGATCATCTCGCTGGTGTGGCCCGGCGCGAACAGCGCCTTCAGTTCGCGATCGCCGACCGCGAGCACCTCGTTGCGCTCGAGGGGCGTGTACTCGTATTCAACCTCGCGTTCGTCGGCCCGTTCACCGAGGTAGTAGGGCACCGCGAGGCTCTCGGCGAGGTCGCGCCCGCCGGAGATGTGGTCGGCGTGGACGTGCGTGTCGATGACGCCGACGATCGTGAGCCCGGCTTCCTCGGCCGCGACCTCGAACTCGTCGACGTCGTCGGTCGGGTCGACGGCGACGGCCTCGCCCGTTTCTGTGCAGCCGACGACGTAGCCGAAACAGCCCTTCGCGCGGCGCTGGAGTTGCAGGAGCGTCAGTCCCGGATCGCCGACGTCTACCTCGACGGTGTCGTAGACGCCGCTCCAGCCCTTCATCCCGCCGTCGACGGTGTGGACGTCGTACTCGTCGGTCGCCGACTCGAGTTGCGTCGCCAGGTTGCCCGACGAGATGCCCTTCGCGCAGATGGTGATGACGCGCTCGGCGTCGCCGACGGTCTGTCGGAATTCCTCGAGTCGGCCGTTGGCGTCCCCGTCGCCGCCCTCGTTTCCGTCGCCCTCGAGTTCCTCCTCGGGGCCGAAGGGGAAGTGGACCGCGCCCGGCACGTGCCACGAGTCGTAGCTGTCCGCGGGGCGCGTATCGACGAGGACGAAGTCGTCGCCCTCGTCCTGCAGTTCCGCGAGGCGGTCGGCGGCGAGCGTGGTGACCATAGCCGACGTACGCGCTCGAGCGCCCTAAGCGTCGGCGCGCAGGTGCCACGGGATTCAGGAGCAGGGGACGGGAGACGGCTGGAGGACAGTGACGCGTTCACGCACCGATAGGTCCGTTTAACTGACACGGGATCGAAGCGGGTGCATGGCTCTGTCCGACCACCTCGCCGCCGTCGTCGCCGTCCTCCGGCGCCGCCCCGGCGATCTCCTGCCGCTGTACTTGCTCGGCGCCGCCGTGCCGGCGATCATCCGGGTCGTCCCGTTTTTCGCCGCCCTCGTCGGCTACCTCCACCTTCGGACGTCCGGCCGACTCGCGACGGTGCAAACGGAACTGGCCGATCTGGAGTCGCCGCCGGATCCCCAGACGAACCCCGACGCGTTCGATCGGTGGGCCGAGGGACTCGTCCCGGTCTTCGAGCAGGTACTGACGCCGACGATGCTCGCGATCGGTCTCGTCACGGTGCTTCTAGTGATTCTCCTTGCCGCCGTGGTGTCGCCGTACGTTACTGCGGGCCAGTTGGCCGCCAGCTACGCACGGCTGCGCGACGAGCGCGGCGTCGACGCCGGCTTCGCGGGGGCGCGCCGCCACTGGCTGCGGTTTCTGGGACTCTACCTCCTCGAGTTCCTGCTGTGGGCCGTCCTCCTGCTCGGCGGCGGAATCGCGGTCGTGATCGCCGCCGGCGGCCTCTCCGCGGCGGGAGTCGGCGCGGTCGGGATCCTCGTCGGCCTGCTGGTCGGGCTTCTACTGATCGTGGCCCTCGCCGCCGTCCGCGCGCTGTTCGCGTTCGCGCCGGTCGCGGTCGTCGTCGACGACGTCGGCGTCTTCGCCTCGCTCTCGCGGACGGCGTCGTTCGTGCGAGCGTATCCCGGCGGCGCGCTGGCGTACTACGTCCTTTCGCTCGGGGTGTTCCTCGGATTCTCGGCGCTGTCCGGCGTGCTCGCGCTTGTCGAGATCGTCGTGTTCCCTTCCCTGCTCGGGATCGTCCTCCTGTTCCCGGCGCTCGACCTGCTGAAGACCTCGCTGTACGGCACCTACCGCGGGCGGCTGCGGCCGCCGACGAGTCCGGACCGGTCGCTGCAGTCGCAGGTCGGCGACGGACTGCGCCGCGGCTGGGCAGAGATGGTCGCGTTCGTCCGGTCGACGCCCGGGACCCACGCGCTCGTCCTCGCCGTCGGCCTCGGCTCGTTCGCGGCCGGCTGGTACGCCGCCGATCCGTACGCCGGCGTGATCGAGACATCGATCGCCAGCCGCCTCGAGGGGCACGTTCCGCCGGCGGCCGCCCTGGAGTTCTTCGGGAACAACTGGCTGGTCGCGATCACGACGGTCTACAGCGGGGTCGCGTTCGTCGTCCCCGCCGTCGTCTCCGTGCTGTTCAACGGGCTCGCGCTGGGCATCACCGCGCGCCTCGAGGTCGCTCCCCTCGAGTTGCTCGCGTTCGTCGTCCCCCACGGGGTCATCGAGATTCCGGCGATTCTGATCGCCGGCGCGCTCGGGGTGTCGGTGGGCGTCGACGGCTGGCGAACCCTGCAGGGCCGGATGCGGCGAGCGACGTTCGCGGATCGCCTCGAGCGTGCGTTCTGGGTGCTCGTCGGAATCGGCATCCTGCTTGCCGTTGCGGGCGCAATCGAGGGGTTCGTGAGTCCGTACTACTACCGGCCGTTCCTGTGAGTCAGCCGCGTTGACGTCACCGGACGCCACACCCGCACAATCGAGGCCCGACGGCGTCTCCGTCCGGGAAACACCGAACCAATAAAGGCCGACCGGTCCGTCGTGGATGACATGACGACGACGCTCGGAACGGCGAGCGCGGACCCCGGCGAGATCGATACGGGCCGGCTCGAGGTTGGCGAAACTCGAGACGGCAGTTCGTTCGGTCTCCCCGTTGCCGTGGTCAACGGCGCCTCGCCGGGCAAGACGCTCTACATGCAGGCGGTCAGCGACGGCGACGAACTCAACGGGATCGGGGTTATCCAGCGCGTTGTGCCGCGACTCGATCCCGCCGAGATTTCCGGGACGATCCTGATCGTCGGGATCGTCAACTACCACGCGTTCCAGGTCGCCGAGCACCGGAACCCGATCGACGACACGAAGATGAACCGCGCGTATCCGGGCAACGAGAACGGCACCTCGAGCGAGCGGATCGCCGCCGCGACCTTCGCCGCCGCGACCCGCGCGGACATCATTCTGGACCTCCACCAGGGTTCGACCAGCCGGATGATCGACGAGGTCCGCGTTCGCTGTGGCAAGCGCCACCGGCTCTACGAGGACTGTCTGGAACTCGCGAAGGCCTTCGGCTGCGGCTACGTCCTCGACCAGAAGGGGCCGGACGGCCAACTCGCCCGGGCCGCCCCCGACGAGGGGATTCCGACGATCGATCCCGAACTCGGCGGGACCGTCGGCTGGGACGAGACGAGCATTCAGAAGGGCGTCGAGGGCGTCTTCAACGTGCTCCGGTACTACGACTTTCTCGCGGAGAGTCACGACCTCGAGCGCCAGACCCGCGCCAACGGGTTCGAACAGTACGGCGCGCCGAACGGCGGCCTCGTCGATTTCAAGAAGGAGCTGGGCGATCGCGTCGCCCGCGGCGAAACGCTGTTCGAGGTGACGACGGCCTTCGGAGAGACGAAGGCGACGGTGACCGCCGACAGCGACGGGATCCTCTGGCGCACCCGCCGACTACCCCAAGTGGCCTCCGGCGAGTACATCTGCTCGGTCGGGACCGACATCGACTCCTACTGATATGCCCGCCGACCTCACCTGCCCCGACTGCGGTCGCACGTACGAGGCCGGTCCCGACGAACCCTGGCGCTGCGCCTGCGGCCACGCCCTCGAGTTCGCCGACCAGCCGCTGCCCCAGGGCGATCCGCTGCCGCTCTCGCAACTGGACACCAGCCGCGGCCTGTGGACCTTCTTCGAGTTCCTCCCGATCGAGCGCCACGTCACCTTCCACGAGGGCTTTACGCCGCTGGTCGACGCGCCCGAATCCGAGTGGGACGCCCAGTTCAAACTCGAGTACGTCTTCCCCACCGGCTCCTTTAAGGACCGGGGCGCGACGACGACGCTCTCCCGAGCGGTGGAACTCGGCGTCGAGAAGGTCATCGAGGACTCCTCGGGCAACGCCGGCGCCGCCATCGCGACCTACGCGGCCCGCGCGGGCCTCGAGGCGGACATCTACGTCCCCGCCGACGTCAAGCAGTCGAAGCTGATGACGATCCAGCGGGCCGACGCCCGGCCGGTGCGGATCGAGGGAACGCGCCAGGACGTGACCGACGCCTGCATCGAGGCGGTCGAGGGCGACACCGCGGACGTCGCCGGCGCACCGCACCAGTCCGGCCAGGGCTGGTACGCCAGCCACGCCTGGAACCCCGCCTTCTACGCGGGGACGATGACGATCGCGTTCGAGATCGCCGCCCAGCGGGAGTGGACCGTCCCCGACGCCGTCGTCCTCCCGATCGGCCACGGCACGCTCTTCCTCGGCGCCTACCGGGGCTTTTCGCTGCTTCGGGACGCCGGCATTACGGACGAGATGCCCCGACTGCTCGGCGCCCAGGCGACCGGCTACACGCCGATCGTCGACGCGCTCGCCGAGGAAGGGTTCGGCCTCGAGACGGACGACGACGCGGCCGCCGACGGC
This portion of the Halopiger aswanensis genome encodes:
- a CDS encoding Rieske (2Fe-2S) protein; its protein translation is MATADDADTDDFREVVALEDLAESGRELVSLEGTPIAVFYHEGEVRAVNNRCPHMGFPLVEGTVDDGILTCHWHHARFELSCGDTFDPWADDVPTYPVEVRDGTVYVNPTPPRDLPPDEHWTRRLETGLEENLRLVVAKSTIGLLDAAVDYREPVARTLEFGTQYRDSGWGSGLTILGCTANVIDDLEPEDRKRALYTGVRHVADDCAGEPPNFDQPSFSTRDVAFDRLKSWFRDCVEVRDADGAERCLRTAVAADRSDADLAELVVAAATDHPYLSSGHVLDFANTAFETLEHADGHRGDEQTLRGDALASLVDPLVTASRSDEQSSWRRPIDLVALLEDVYGGDVSDTSGLEALASSGDGVNSDSPWSPPANFQETLLGDDPEAIVDALADAVRAGATTEALATEVAHAAATRVAQFGTANEFSDWNTVHHTFTYANAVCGFARRTDALETYRGVFDAAINVYLDRFLNTPPAPIPDPGENETGRDPDAVLEDLLETFDAEGEVNEAGRLIGEFFDCGGDPAALKRTLGHGLLREDAGFHTLQNLEAAFRQFDLASERATAGGNGTGEGAEASANEPNLERRRRVPLIATARYMAAHFPTRREAEQTFSIASRLNRGEAIHDD
- a CDS encoding nuclear transport factor 2 family protein; this translates as MDSDSDADGDSATKANTDAGALVRRYYDGLDDHDYDALAEILAPDFVQRRPDRTFDDRASFVQFMREKRPNPNTTHEVIDIVADDRTVAARGRVLEAATDASDNDDDDRVLFEFADFFAVSDGRIERLETYAR
- a CDS encoding PAS domain S-box protein — translated: MGEYIEQFVGALFRVLEDEGHTEAKQLLLDVYRSNAATDRDELAQDLLSELIAVVDRRLETREEIEVLATAVESLFDRFATVVDAAPAAIFAVEPDGSIRLWNDGATRTFGWDESEIIDRSYPRTLAESPDETAAFLERLREGEHLAGIETRHRHRDGSVRDVRLWAAPLGNRGNEFEFEGATFVVSDITEQKQREQRLAVLNRVLRHNIRNDVTLIQGHLEMLAADLEAETEHVDVIDARLDNIVELSEAARRIEQLQGDGTDLATIELTDLLRERLDRLQTEHPEADISVQLPGSVAVGAHELLPYAFDNVLENAIEHNTAATPRIDVTVTTASGPHRRTVTVRIADNGPGLPEAEREVLTADAETPLTHSSGMGLWLVRWIVRSSNGTVAVDPGRFDGTCVSIRLQDARSEDRREAAPSARR
- a CDS encoding aldehyde dehydrogenase family protein, with protein sequence MTPELSIEADWNSLYIDGEWTASERDEEIAVEDPSTREEIARVPAATEGDVEAAYEAAADAQREWQEAPPVEREQVAQQFAQLLGEYEDEITDLLAHEAGGGPIMGETSVSIASDQAAEAATFPRRMKGEQITSNVPGKENFVRREPQGIITVISPWNFPLNLSGRAIAPAIATGNAVVLKPATNTPITGGLLMAKLYEEAGLPDGVLNVVTGHGSDIGDAVVGHPESDLVAFTGSTPVGRGVAATAGENLSELALELGGNNAHIVTADADLEAAVDSAVFGSFVHQGQVCISINRHLVHEDVYDEYVERLTERAESLPTGSAHDEDTVVAPIIDESQRDEMLEYVEETIDQGATLETGGETVPMDGVDDSLLVAPTVISDATNDMAAACNEHFGPIAPVIPFSDIDEAIEMHDATEYGLSGSVHAGDIGTGMQLAERMDTGNVHVNDQPINDEAHVTFSGTKASGVGTYNSTEIMDEVTEKKWISVQHEKREYPF
- a CDS encoding MBL fold metallo-hydrolase produces the protein MVTTLAADRLAELQDEGDDFVLVDTRPADSYDSWHVPGAVHFPFGPEEELEGDGNEGGDGDANGRLEEFRQTVGDAERVITICAKGISSGNLATQLESATDEYDVHTVDGGMKGWSGVYDTVEVDVGDPGLTLLQLQRRAKGCFGYVVGCTETGEAVAVDPTDDVDEFEVAAEEAGLTIVGVIDTHVHADHISGGRDLAESLAVPYYLGERADEREVEYEYTPLERNEVLAVGDRELKALFAPGHTSEMINLLVDDAALLTADTLHVASTGRTELEFSDDEGEEGARMLYETLHRTILAEPEGLAVLPGHVAVTDDGEFEHGSPGEPIATTIRDARAEIDLLGLAEDEFVERMADAGEKPSNYEEIIDINRGRTAAPPEDRTELELGPNNCSA
- a CDS encoding stage II sporulation protein M, whose protein sequence is MALSDHLAAVVAVLRRRPGDLLPLYLLGAAVPAIIRVVPFFAALVGYLHLRTSGRLATVQTELADLESPPDPQTNPDAFDRWAEGLVPVFEQVLTPTMLAIGLVTVLLVILLAAVVSPYVTAGQLAASYARLRDERGVDAGFAGARRHWLRFLGLYLLEFLLWAVLLLGGGIAVVIAAGGLSAAGVGAVGILVGLLVGLLLIVALAAVRALFAFAPVAVVVDDVGVFASLSRTASFVRAYPGGALAYYVLSLGVFLGFSALSGVLALVEIVVFPSLLGIVLLFPALDLLKTSLYGTYRGRLRPPTSPDRSLQSQVGDGLRRGWAEMVAFVRSTPGTHALVLAVGLGSFAAGWYAADPYAGVIETSIASRLEGHVPPAAALEFFGNNWLVAITTVYSGVAFVVPAVVSVLFNGLALGITARLEVAPLELLAFVVPHGVIEIPAILIAGALGVSVGVDGWRTLQGRMRRATFADRLERAFWVLVGIGILLAVAGAIEGFVSPYYYRPFL
- a CDS encoding succinylglutamate desuccinylase/aspartoacylase family protein — its product is MTTTLGTASADPGEIDTGRLEVGETRDGSSFGLPVAVVNGASPGKTLYMQAVSDGDELNGIGVIQRVVPRLDPAEISGTILIVGIVNYHAFQVAEHRNPIDDTKMNRAYPGNENGTSSERIAAATFAAATRADIILDLHQGSTSRMIDEVRVRCGKRHRLYEDCLELAKAFGCGYVLDQKGPDGQLARAAPDEGIPTIDPELGGTVGWDETSIQKGVEGVFNVLRYYDFLAESHDLERQTRANGFEQYGAPNGGLVDFKKELGDRVARGETLFEVTTAFGETKATVTADSDGILWRTRRLPQVASGEYICSVGTDIDSY
- a CDS encoding pyridoxal-phosphate dependent enzyme encodes the protein MPADLTCPDCGRTYEAGPDEPWRCACGHALEFADQPLPQGDPLPLSQLDTSRGLWTFFEFLPIERHVTFHEGFTPLVDAPESEWDAQFKLEYVFPTGSFKDRGATTTLSRAVELGVEKVIEDSSGNAGAAIATYAARAGLEADIYVPADVKQSKLMTIQRADARPVRIEGTRQDVTDACIEAVEGDTADVAGAPHQSGQGWYASHAWNPAFYAGTMTIAFEIAAQREWTVPDAVVLPIGHGTLFLGAYRGFSLLRDAGITDEMPRLLGAQATGYTPIVDALAEEGFGLETDDDAAADGEPGSAIADGIQIAAPARMDELLEAIRETDGDAIALGADPIEATLDRLHRNGFYVEPTSAAAPAALEQYREAGVLEADDDVVVPLTGSGLKTL